ATGACTGGCGCCCAGCCTGAAGAGCTTGTCTATCCGGCACACGTCAACCGAGCGTGGCTATTCCAGCTTTACAACGACGCCTACTTTGACGTTGAACTGGACAGTGATGGTGATGTTTGTCTCCGTCAGGGTTTCCGGGTTTGGGTCTTTCCGATCCGTGAGGGCGAGCAAATTCGTTTCATGTCTCAGTTTCGCGCCAACCCTGACCGTGATCTGGCTGACCGAATACTGTACGTCAATCGTATCAACGACGAGCTGCACATTGTACGAAGTTATGTTGATCGCAGTGGCGACATTGGCTTCGACGGCTATCTCGTGGTGTCTGGTGGTGTCACGCGACGGAATATCATCTTTGCTACCCGAACGTTCATTGACCACGTGCGTGCGGCTCTGGCAAAGGATGAAACCGACGTGATTGCCTGATCAGGCGATCATCCTCTCATCACCGTACCACACAGCTCCAGACGGATCGGCCCTTCGGAGGCTATGAACCGGCTCCGAACCTGAGTTTGCCACATCTTCTATACCTGTATATGCACAACGAGAAAGGAGGATGCAATTCATGCTCCCTTCTCGCAATTCATGATCGTGGAAAACGTAAACGCCTTGCATTTCACGATATTCATGCCCAATGCGATACCTGCATGAATCGCAAACGGCCACCCACACATCGGTGGCCGGAGAGAGGGGGATGGGGGGCGGTGTGTAGATTAGGAGAT
This genomic window from Chloroflexus aurantiacus J-10-fl contains:
- a CDS encoding YbjN domain-containing protein — its product is MTGAQPEELVYPAHVNRAWLFQLYNDAYFDVELDSDGDVCLRQGFRVWVFPIREGEQIRFMSQFRANPDRDLADRILYVNRINDELHIVRSYVDRSGDIGFDGYLVVSGGVTRRNIIFATRTFIDHVRAALAKDETDVIA